TGTCCCAACGCAGCAGCATCGAGTTGTCCTCGTGCTGGGTGTTGTGACAGTGCTCCATGTAGGTCCCGGCAAATTCGCGGAAGTTGATCGCCATTTCGACGCTGTCCAGCCCATCGGCTTCCGAACCGATGCGATAGACGTCCTTGCGTGCCCACTTCTCCCACTCTGGCGGCGCCTTGCCACCGCGGCTGAGAATGATGCCCTCCTCGAAGTGCACGTGAACCGGATGGCTCCAGCCCTTGCCGCCAGCCTTGATATTCCACACCTCAAGGGTACCGAAACCGTTGACCCCGGCATCGGTGGGGCCACTGGCCAACTGCGTCGAAGCGTTGAGCCGGCGCGGATCCATGTGGTAGCCGAAGCCGCCATCGGTTTTCACCGTCCAGGGTGCTTCATCGGTGCCGTCGGAGCGGCCGAAGATGAACGTGCGGTGCCGGGCGTTGGCCAGCAGGGCCTGGTCAGCCGGGTTGTCGCGGTGGATCTTCAGCGGGATCATCACCTTGCCCTCGGCCTTGCCGGGCTTGGCCGGTTCGTAGGCCGCCGGATCCATGGCCAAGTCTTGCCCAGTGTAGGCCTTGACGTTGAGCTGCAGGACTTTACCCACCGCCGGATCGCCCTTGTCCCACTGCGGACCCTTGCTGGTCTGTTTGATCACTGCCAGGTATTTTTCAGACAGCACGTCGCCCAGGGGGATGACCTCTTTCGGCCCCTTGCCGTCGTCCTGGGCCTGCAGGTTGACCACAAACAGTTTGTCGCCTGGCTTGACGCCGTTTTTCGCGAAGTTGACGATGATGTCGAAGCGTTCAGCGATGCCCTGGGTCGGCAGGATCGCGTTGTGATTCTGCTTATCGCCATCGGCGTCGAGGTCCATGCTGCCGTCGAACGGCACGCTGTGCTCCATGATGTTGCCGTCGTTGGCAATCATGTGGAACGGTACGCGGCTGTAGGACAGGCCGGAATTTTTCGGCCCCTGGAACTCGCCACTGCTGCCCTTGATTTCGCGCACGATCGCCAGCTTGAAGTAGCGCGACACCGAGCCATTGAGGATACGGAAGCGGTAACTGCGCGCCCGCACGTCCAGGGTCGGTTTGTATTGCCAGTTGACCAGCACCTGGTCGCCGATAAAGCCATCGGTATTGAACGGGTTGAACCACAGTTGGCCGTTCTGATCCCACGCCTTGTCAGCAAACAACAGGTTAATGTCGTAGTCGCGGTTCCCCCATGCCAGGGCGTTGCCGCTGGGGAATCGCAGGTTGACGCCGTCGTCCACCGACTCGTTGCCACGGTCCAGGGCGCTGTAGTAATTCATCATCGCCGCGTTGCCCTTGTAGACGTTCTGCGCGGTGAAATCGAGCATGTGGTCGTGGAACCAGTGGGTGCTCATGGTCTCGCGATAGTCGCCACGAATCTTGATGGTGCCGTGGTCGCAGGTCTTGCGCCCGGGGTTGGCGTCGTTGACCCACAGGGTCTCGCCCGGCGAGCAGGGAAACGCCGCGCGCGGGTCCTGGGCGCTGGTGTTGATGCTGTCATAGCCGGCCAACTGCACCGGCCAGCGGTAGTCGTAGTACTGCCCGGGGAAAAAGAACGAGTTGGCATAGCCGTCACTTTCGGCCGGGTTGTGGCCGTTGTGCTCATGGGTGGAAATGGTGTGCAGGCCGAATCCGGCGTTGGCCGAGGGATCGATCGGCAAGCCGTTGTAGTGGCGCATCATCACCGGCTGGCCATAGCGCACCATCAGCAGCTTGGGCGGCAGGGTGCCATCGAACGTCCACACCGAGTTGTGGTTCTGCGCCGGCATATTGGGGTGAATCCGCGGGTCGACGCCTTTGGAAGTGCCATTGGTCGCGGGAACGCCGGCAACGTTGTGGTACAGCCCGCCAGGGCCGAACTCGCCCAACGCGTAGCCGTGCATTTGCCGCGCATCACGCAAGCCGCGATTGACCCGGATCCCGGTTTGCACGGTCTTGTAGGCCGCCTGCGGGTAAAACTCGTTCCAGCGCTGGTGTGACCAGCCTTTTCCCGGCGGCCGGCCCTCGGCGGAGGAGCCAATGTGGCGGTTGAGGAAATACTCGATCTGCGCCTGCCAGGGGTTGCGGTCGACCGTGTTCGACACCTGGCTGGGGAACGGCGTCAGGCCGGGCTGACGCAGAAAGGCGTCCAGTTCGGCACTGGGCGGCCCACTGCGAGCTGCGCTGACGGGGTCCTGCTCCGGTGCCGGGCCGATGGCCGCCACCGGAAAGCCCAAGGGTGCGGCCGGCGTGGTGGGATCGAGTTTTTCCGGGCCGAATTCTTCGAACAGCAGCAACTGCTGGGTAAACGGCAACGCACCGAACAACGGGCTGGGCTTGCCATTGGTGGGGTAGTTGAAACTGGTCTGCGCCGCCGGCGGCAGCACGTTTTCCACCCGCAGATCGGTCTTGGTGCCTTTGACGTAGTTGGGCAAATCGAAGGAATCTTCGTTGGCCTCTGGCATGGTCAGGATACTGCTGAGGGCCGCCGGTTCGTCGGACGGCTCGTCCTGATAGGCCGAGGGGTCAGACGCTTCGGGCTGGTTTTCGTCATCGATGGGGCTGGCCTGAAGCTCGAAGGAACCCACAGCCAACGCCAC
This region of Pseudomonas fluorescens genomic DNA includes:
- a CDS encoding multicopper oxidase domain-containing protein, encoding MTRNTRHPFKWIGLLTPLSVCVALAVGSFELQASPIDDENQPEASDPSAYQDEPSDEPAALSSILTMPEANEDSFDLPNYVKGTKTDLRVENVLPPAAQTSFNYPTNGKPSPLFGALPFTQQLLLFEEFGPEKLDPTTPAAPLGFPVAAIGPAPEQDPVSAARSGPPSAELDAFLRQPGLTPFPSQVSNTVDRNPWQAQIEYFLNRHIGSSAEGRPPGKGWSHQRWNEFYPQAAYKTVQTGIRVNRGLRDARQMHGYALGEFGPGGLYHNVAGVPATNGTSKGVDPRIHPNMPAQNHNSVWTFDGTLPPKLLMVRYGQPVMMRHYNGLPIDPSANAGFGLHTISTHEHNGHNPAESDGYANSFFFPGQYYDYRWPVQLAGYDSINTSAQDPRAAFPCSPGETLWVNDANPGRKTCDHGTIKIRGDYRETMSTHWFHDHMLDFTAQNVYKGNAAMMNYYSALDRGNESVDDGVNLRFPSGNALAWGNRDYDINLLFADKAWDQNGQLWFNPFNTDGFIGDQVLVNWQYKPTLDVRARSYRFRILNGSVSRYFKLAIVREIKGSSGEFQGPKNSGLSYSRVPFHMIANDGNIMEHSVPFDGSMDLDADGDKQNHNAILPTQGIAERFDIIVNFAKNGVKPGDKLFVVNLQAQDDGKGPKEVIPLGDVLSEKYLAVIKQTSKGPQWDKGDPAVGKVLQLNVKAYTGQDLAMDPAAYEPAKPGKAEGKVMIPLKIHRDNPADQALLANARHRTFIFGRSDGTDEAPWTVKTDGGFGYHMDPRRLNASTQLASGPTDAGVNGFGTLEVWNIKAGGKGWSHPVHVHFEEGIILSRGGKAPPEWEKWARKDVYRIGSEADGLDSVEMAINFREFAGTYMEHCHNTQHEDNSMLLRWDIEHPGQFQLMPTPLPSWDGVRYVNSAALPTFRSGDGKGPQVAVKK